From one Rhodovulum sp. ES.010 genomic stretch:
- a CDS encoding TRAP transporter small permease produces the protein MAAARALRRVLDILYLAGGVVAALFLVAILVIIVLQMLARWTGQTFPGATDYAGYCMAAASFFAFAYALNHGAHIRVSLFLSVLGRHRRWGELWCFGIGAITATFFARYAIKGTYWSWKLGEISQGLDKTPTWIPQIAMSVGTVLLAICFWDHLVRLILTGDHGIRRDLVDQSHAE, from the coding sequence ATGGCGGCAGCGCGGGCGCTCCGGCGCGTTCTGGATATTCTCTATCTTGCGGGCGGCGTGGTGGCGGCGCTGTTTCTGGTGGCGATCCTCGTCATCATCGTGCTGCAGATGCTGGCGCGCTGGACCGGGCAGACCTTTCCGGGCGCGACCGATTACGCGGGCTACTGCATGGCGGCGGCCAGCTTCTTCGCCTTTGCCTACGCGCTGAACCACGGCGCGCATATCCGGGTATCGCTGTTCCTGTCGGTGCTGGGGCGCCACCGCCGCTGGGGTGAGCTGTGGTGTTTCGGCATCGGCGCGATCACCGCCACCTTCTTCGCCCGCTACGCGATCAAGGGCACCTACTGGTCGTGGAAGCTGGGCGAGATCAGCCAAGGGCTCGACAAGACGCCGACCTGGATCCCGCAAATCGCCATGTCGGTGGGCACCGTCCTCCTGGCGATCTGCTTCTGGGATCACCTGGTGCGGCTGATCCTTACCGGCGATCACGGCATTCGCCGCGACCTCGTCGACCAGAGCCACGCGGAGTAG